In one Nicotiana tomentosiformis chromosome 6, ASM39032v3, whole genome shotgun sequence genomic region, the following are encoded:
- the LOC104086573 gene encoding EH domain-containing protein 1 isoform X1: MEFDTSPISRCSKEHEKIYQQWFSLADSDGDGRLTGGDAIKFFALSNLSRQDLKQVWAIADSKRQGFLGFREFITSMQLVSLAQAGHPVTSDLLNAEVNFENLQPPTLEGLDLLQAKKKRAPKSEPEQNGNPTVQSSVTANWFSSSTSVKKVSLTSVTSIIDGLKKLYIQKLKPLEVAYRFNDFVSPFLTNSDFDAKPMVMLLGQYSTGKTTFIKHLLRTSYPGAHIGPEPTTDRFVVVMNGPDERSIPGNTIAVQADMPFSGLTTFGTAFLSKFECSQMPHPLLEHITFVDTPGVLSGEKQRTQRSYDFTGVTSWFASKCDLILLLFDPHKLDISDEFKRVIASLRGHDDKIRVVLNKADQVDTQQLMRVYGALMWSLGKVLNTPEVSRVYIGSFNDKPINEAATGPVGKELFEKEQDDLLTDLKNIPKKACDRRINEFVKRARAAKIHSYIISHLKKEMPAMIGKAKTQQKLIDNLEDQFVKVQKEHHLPPGDFPNVEHFREVLSGYNIDKFEKLKPKLIQSVDDMLGYDIPELLKNFRNPYD, from the exons ATGGAGTTTGATACTTCTCCGATTAGTCGCTGCTCCAAAGAGCATGAAAAAATCTATCAGCAGTGGTTTAGTTTAGCCGATTCAG ATGGAGATGGGCGTCTCACTGGAGGCGATGCCATTAAGTTCTTTGCCTTGTCCAATTTGTCACGCCAGGATCTCAAGCAG GTGTGGGCGATTGCAGATTCCAAACGGCAAGGCTTTCTTGGTTTTAGAGAGTTTATTACTTCAATGCAG ttGGTCTCTTTGGCTCAAGCTGGCCATCCAGTAACCAGTGATCTCTTAAATGCTGAAG TTAACTTTGAAAATTTGCAACCCCCTACCTTAGAAGGTCTTGATTTACTTCAAGCT AAGAAAAAGCGCGCGCCTAAAAGTGAACCTGAACAGAATG GCAATCCTACAGTGCAATCTTCCGTTACAGCTAATTGGTTTTCATCATCAACATCTGTAAAGAAG GTCTCTTTAACCTCCGTCACATCCATAATCGATGGACTGAAGAAGTTATACATCCAAAAACTAAAGCCTCTGGAAGTCGCATATCGCTTTAATGATTTCGTCTCTCCATTCTTG ACAAATAGTGATTTTGATGCCAAACCAATGGTGATGCTTTTGGGTCAATACTCAACCGGTAAAACAACATTCATTAAGCATTTACTTAGAACTAGCTATCCAG GTGCTCATATCGGGCCAGAGCCTACCACCGACAGATTTGTGGTTGTCATG AATGGACCTGATGAAAGGAGTATTCCGGGGAACACAATTGCTGTTCAGGCAGATATGCCATTTAGCGGTCTGACAACTTTTGGAACTGCTTTTTTGTCAAAATTTGAGTGTTCTCAAATGCCTCATCCT CTATTGGAGCACATCACGTTTGTGGATACTCCTGGAGTTCTATCTGGCGAAAAGCAACGAACACAAAGGAGCTATGATTTTACCGGTGTGACATCTTGGTTTGCTTCTAAGTGTGATCTCATTCTTCTTTTGTTTGATCCCCACAAACTTGATATAAGTGATGAATTCAAACGTGTGATTGCGTCTCTTCGAGGCCATGATGATAAGATACGAGTGGTTTTGAACAAGGCTGACCAAGTTGATACTCAACAA CTTATGAGGGTTTATGGAGCATTGATGTGGTCACTAGGGAAGGTTCTAAATACCCCTGAAGTTTCGCGTGTCTACATAGG ATCATTCAATGACAAACCAATAAATGAGGCTGCTACAGGGCCAGTTGGAAAAGAACTTTTTGAAAAGGAGCAAGATGATCTTCTTACAGATTTGAAAAACATACCAAAGAAGGCTTGTGATCGTCGT ATAAATGAGTTTGTAAAACGTGCTAGAGCTGCCAAGATACATTCTTATATTATCAGTCACCTGAAAAAGGAGATGCCTGCAATGATAGGCAAAGCCAAGACACAGCAAAAACTAATTGATAACTTGGAAGATCAATTTGTAAAG GTTCAAAAGGAACACCATCTGCCACCTGGGGATTTTCCTAATGTCGAACACTTCAGGGAAGTTCTGAGTGGTTATAACATTGATAAGTTTGAGAAGTTGAAGCCCAAATTGATACAATCTGTCGATGACATGCTTGGTTATGACATCCCTGAACTTCTCAAGAATTTCAGAAATCCTTATGATTGA
- the LOC104086573 gene encoding EH domain-containing protein 1 isoform X2 — MQLVSLAQAGHPVTSDLLNAEVNFENLQPPTLEGLDLLQAKKKRAPKSEPEQNGNPTVQSSVTANWFSSSTSVKKVSLTSVTSIIDGLKKLYIQKLKPLEVAYRFNDFVSPFLTNSDFDAKPMVMLLGQYSTGKTTFIKHLLRTSYPGAHIGPEPTTDRFVVVMNGPDERSIPGNTIAVQADMPFSGLTTFGTAFLSKFECSQMPHPLLEHITFVDTPGVLSGEKQRTQRSYDFTGVTSWFASKCDLILLLFDPHKLDISDEFKRVIASLRGHDDKIRVVLNKADQVDTQQLMRVYGALMWSLGKVLNTPEVSRVYIGSFNDKPINEAATGPVGKELFEKEQDDLLTDLKNIPKKACDRRINEFVKRARAAKIHSYIISHLKKEMPAMIGKAKTQQKLIDNLEDQFVKVQKEHHLPPGDFPNVEHFREVLSGYNIDKFEKLKPKLIQSVDDMLGYDIPELLKNFRNPYD; from the exons ATGCAG ttGGTCTCTTTGGCTCAAGCTGGCCATCCAGTAACCAGTGATCTCTTAAATGCTGAAG TTAACTTTGAAAATTTGCAACCCCCTACCTTAGAAGGTCTTGATTTACTTCAAGCT AAGAAAAAGCGCGCGCCTAAAAGTGAACCTGAACAGAATG GCAATCCTACAGTGCAATCTTCCGTTACAGCTAATTGGTTTTCATCATCAACATCTGTAAAGAAG GTCTCTTTAACCTCCGTCACATCCATAATCGATGGACTGAAGAAGTTATACATCCAAAAACTAAAGCCTCTGGAAGTCGCATATCGCTTTAATGATTTCGTCTCTCCATTCTTG ACAAATAGTGATTTTGATGCCAAACCAATGGTGATGCTTTTGGGTCAATACTCAACCGGTAAAACAACATTCATTAAGCATTTACTTAGAACTAGCTATCCAG GTGCTCATATCGGGCCAGAGCCTACCACCGACAGATTTGTGGTTGTCATG AATGGACCTGATGAAAGGAGTATTCCGGGGAACACAATTGCTGTTCAGGCAGATATGCCATTTAGCGGTCTGACAACTTTTGGAACTGCTTTTTTGTCAAAATTTGAGTGTTCTCAAATGCCTCATCCT CTATTGGAGCACATCACGTTTGTGGATACTCCTGGAGTTCTATCTGGCGAAAAGCAACGAACACAAAGGAGCTATGATTTTACCGGTGTGACATCTTGGTTTGCTTCTAAGTGTGATCTCATTCTTCTTTTGTTTGATCCCCACAAACTTGATATAAGTGATGAATTCAAACGTGTGATTGCGTCTCTTCGAGGCCATGATGATAAGATACGAGTGGTTTTGAACAAGGCTGACCAAGTTGATACTCAACAA CTTATGAGGGTTTATGGAGCATTGATGTGGTCACTAGGGAAGGTTCTAAATACCCCTGAAGTTTCGCGTGTCTACATAGG ATCATTCAATGACAAACCAATAAATGAGGCTGCTACAGGGCCAGTTGGAAAAGAACTTTTTGAAAAGGAGCAAGATGATCTTCTTACAGATTTGAAAAACATACCAAAGAAGGCTTGTGATCGTCGT ATAAATGAGTTTGTAAAACGTGCTAGAGCTGCCAAGATACATTCTTATATTATCAGTCACCTGAAAAAGGAGATGCCTGCAATGATAGGCAAAGCCAAGACACAGCAAAAACTAATTGATAACTTGGAAGATCAATTTGTAAAG GTTCAAAAGGAACACCATCTGCCACCTGGGGATTTTCCTAATGTCGAACACTTCAGGGAAGTTCTGAGTGGTTATAACATTGATAAGTTTGAGAAGTTGAAGCCCAAATTGATACAATCTGTCGATGACATGCTTGGTTATGACATCCCTGAACTTCTCAAGAATTTCAGAAATCCTTATGATTGA